The genomic window GACGGGACGCCATAGAAAACTTGTCTCACAAGCTGACACACAAAGCCCATGCACGCTACCTCTCACTTTCAACGGCTCACCTTTGCTGCTGTTCCGGCCCGGGAATGGCCTACCACGGTTGAACGACATCCTACCGTCTGTGGGAGCGCGGAATGATTAAGAATACCAAAATTACCCCTTACACCGCGGGGAAAACGCGAAAATCTCTGAGCACCAAACCAGTTTTACCCTCGCTAGACTCGGCAAAATGGCGGGACTGCTACACCACGTGACACTGGATTGCAATCACAGTGCTTAGCTAAAGGACCTCTGATTGGTCTGATTTTCAAGGGATCTCCGAAACCATTCCTGCTGTCCAATCACGAAGAAGATAACAGAATACGTCTGGAGGTTATACCATCTACGAAAATTTTTAGGTGTTTATTCTCGTATTGGAAATGTTCATTAGAATGTTTAGATTTGTAAATTAGTTGTTTCTATGCATGTATGAAAAACACAGCGTAATACAAATATTTCGAAATCCTTTGAATAAGACAACTAAGAATTTTTCTTTTGAGTACACGATATACAATAAAAAGTAAGATTCCCTATGATGTGAATGTGATATTCTAATATGGCCGTCTGAAAACCATAGTAACCTATGTAACGCGTGCCTGCTGTAGAATCTGTCTCACTCTCCGAATCTAACGCAGTCATGCCGATCACAGTGAAAGACTACACTTGGGAAGAGACCGAGACTTCGGTTTTCATCACAGTTCCGCTCAAGGGCGTGCAGGCCAAGAAGACAGACATATTCTCCACAGACAAGTACATCAAGGTGAACTACCCTCCCTACCTGTTTGAGGTCGACCTGTTTGCACCTGTGGTGGATGATAAAAGTACGGCTCAGGTGGGAAATGGCACGGTCGTCTTCAAGCTTGTCAAGAAAGACCCCGGTATCTGGACACAGCTTGCAGCGTCGAGTGGTGGTGACAAGAAAGCTATGATAGagaagagagagaaggagaTTGAAAAGGCACAACAGAGAGCAGAAGAACAACAGAAGGCTGCTGCAGAACGGAAGAGACAGGAACAGAAGTATGCACTTCGCGAGCAGATGAGACTggaggaagaagaaagaagaagagtcGAAAATGCAAAGAAAGCTGAGCGTGAGCTGGCAATGTCTGAGCTGGAAACGTGGAAAAAGCAGCAAGTTCAGACTGAAATTGCTAAAAGGAATGAGGAGAAAAACAAGACTGAAGAAACAGAGCGAAGATTTGAAGTTGCCaaagaggaagaaaagaagCCACAAGTTAGAGCACAAACAACCGAAAAGATTGAACCTCCCAAGAAGAAGTCTGAAGCTGCTAAAAAGAAGTCGTCCATGTTTGAGGATGATGATGCCAACATGCCAGCCATCAGGTCCAAAGGAAAAATTGAGGTGTCCTTCACACCAAGGGTCTTCCCAACACCCGTGAGGGAGTCCAAGCTTCATGAGGAGGAGGAGTGGCTGAAGAAACAGACAGAAGCCATGCGGGCTGCAGACATCGACGATCCAAACTTAAGCGAGGAGGAGAAAAATCCACTGTGGCTGAAGGAAAAGGGAGACGGATTTTACAAGTCTGGAAACGTCCTTGCCGCTGTGAATGCATACTCACAAGCTATCCGCATGGACAGTAAAATGCCTGCTCTCTATTCCAATAGGGCAGCCTGTCATCTGCAGATCAGGAACTTTCACAAAGCTGCACAGGACAGCTCCCGGGCGTTGGAGCTCTTGACTCCTCCAGTACCTGCTAATGCAGCAGCCAGGTGTAAGGCCCACGTGAGGAGAGGTACATCCCTCTGTCAGCTGGAGATGTACGTGGAAGGCTTGATGGACTACGAGGCAGCGCTGAAGATAGATCCCAAGAATGAAACTCTCACACAAGATGCTGAGAGAATCCGTCAAATCATACAGGGTAGCACTGACAATAATGGCAACGATGCATTGGAGTCATTAGATTAGAGCTGAACCATTTTGTTTGCTGCCTCATGTACAGATATGACTAGTGAACCAAAATCTCTGATGTGTTACAATGTACCAGCAAATTAGTTTGGTTGAGTTATTACTatactactaatactagtaaatgttttttttcctttgtgacacatttcaaaatttctttagactacatgtattgttgaaTTGCATATTGATTGCATACTGTATATTCAGTTTTCATTAGGATACTAGTAATCTTATAATGTTATACTGTATATCACAGCATTTCAATGCTTGTATGGATTGAGGTCTATAACAAATAAAGTTGAGAAAGTAGTTCATTGCAAACAGGTTTATCAAAAGAAAAGTTCTTTCAGTCAACAGCTGAAACCTGAGAATTTGTTGTGTGATTTCATATTACTATTATCATATTAGCTAGAATTGCAGGACCTGCATTCGTTCACTGATGACTTTATAGATGGCATTGCCTTATGTGAGAAATGGTCTCCCACTCTTGAGATGTCTGGATAGGGTTGTCCTAAATATGACAATCAACATGTTACTAGAGAAATGGGTAGAAAAGTATCCAGACTCATATTTTGAGAATACCTTTGTCAATTTGTTTAAGTCAGAATCTTGTGGTCTGAAGTAGGTTTGGGGAAAATTGTCTCAACTTCAGAGCGTAGGCAACTTGCTGCTATCCAATGTGTCACACTGAAACACAAGAGgtaagtagtacagtctcctggctcccgggattcCAATCCTCGCTGAACCCGGGCTACCAGCTCACAGCGCAccaaccgctaggctaaaaggtttgGACCAGTTTTAGACaggtcagttagtggcgctaACAATGAAGGAGAAGGAAACGGGTCTCGTGGTTGGTTCTTGTTTGATCAAATGGGGAATTTTACCAAATTTACTCTTAAAATGCAGATTTCTGAACCCTGGGACCATTTgtatgtctagaaatatgactcgTAGCTGTGGTgtctacatggtattctaaaagccagttatatagacAGGAGCTCTGTAGAAGTTGTAAGGTATaactgcacatgaactgcc from Branchiostoma lanceolatum isolate klBraLanc5 chromosome 4, klBraLanc5.hap2, whole genome shotgun sequence includes these protein-coding regions:
- the LOC136433610 gene encoding dynein axonemal assembly factor 4-like, translated to MPITVKDYTWEETETSVFITVPLKGVQAKKTDIFSTDKYIKVNYPPYLFEVDLFAPVVDDKSTAQVGNGTVVFKLVKKDPGIWTQLAASSGGDKKAMIEKREKEIEKAQQRAEEQQKAAAERKRQEQKYALREQMRLEEEERRRVENAKKAERELAMSELETWKKQQVQTEIAKRNEEKNKTEETERRFEVAKEEEKKPQVRAQTTEKIEPPKKKSEAAKKKSSMFEDDDANMPAIRSKGKIEVSFTPRVFPTPVRESKLHEEEEWLKKQTEAMRAADIDDPNLSEEEKNPLWLKEKGDGFYKSGNVLAAVNAYSQAIRMDSKMPALYSNRAACHLQIRNFHKAAQDSSRALELLTPPVPANAAARCKAHVRRGTSLCQLEMYVEGLMDYEAALKIDPKNETLTQDAERIRQIIQGSTDNNGNDALESLD